The DNA window ATTTTCTTCTGAATACTGGCCAAAATTTTCAAGTAAGCAAAAACAATTTGCATATTATTCGTTTCGGCGGAGTTTCCCACCTCGGAACGTTACCGACCGGTAGTGGGAGGTGGAACGGAGAAATGTACGCGTTGAGCGGTCTCCACCACGATTACGGACGGCGACGAATTTACCCGTAATCGGTAATTACTCAAGAGGGAAGTTCGCATTGAACCATACACTTCCCGGTGGGCGACTGGCCGACGTGAATAACCCCCCACTTCCGGGAGCAACGCCCCCATACCGTCTGCTTTCTCTTGGGGTGATGCGGGAAATTCCAATTTATTTCCTATAATTATCATTTAGAAAAAGCTATCGTCGGGCGGTTCCTCCGGACTGATGCGATGTCCGAAAGTAATGACACGTTAACGACGTACCTCGAGGAGAACCCACGAATGATCGGCGTGCTGTTCGCCATCTGCCTGCTGCTCACGCAGACCGGTAGCGTGGCGGCGGCGGCGGGCGGAACGATTCGATAATCACCGTTATTATAGCAGTCCCAGATTTAATTCGGTCGACCACGTGATGTCGCCATCGACGATCACCGGTATCTGTTCGAGGCGGAGAAACTGAACCAGCGTCTCCTTGTCCACCGAGAACGTGCTCACCTCCCCGCCGCTCAAAAAGTAGGTGTCGATGTCGTTGATGAACGGAGTGAAGAGGGCACCCATCCCAGACTCGACCGTCGGATACGTCAGTATCCGCAGTTCGTAGCGCCCGTCGTTTCCGTCCGCGTCCAGATGGCAGACGAACGGTGTCCCGCTTTCGCTCTGGGCGATTTCGATGCTCCCGTCACCGACGACGATGTACTGATTACCGACCATCCGCTGGTCCCGAACGATGGTGAGCGCGGACCGAAGAGAGAAGCCCCGGTTCAGGAGTCGTGCGATGGTTCGACCGACCGCTATCGCGCTCTTGTTCGTGATTTCGCTGTAGGTGACGACGCCGCCGATACTCCCGGAATCGATGAGTTCGAGCCCCTGTTCGTACGACCGACACCCGTTCAACAAGAAGGTATCGACCGCAACGCCGTCGACCGATCCGACGTCGAGTTTTCCGTCCCGACAAATGAAATGGCCGTCCTCTACGTGACCGATGTAGTGGAGGAAGTCGGTTGGGGTGGCGAGTACCGACGCCAGTTCGTCCACCGAGAGGTTCCGATGAACGTCGATGTCGAACGCAAGTTCGTCCCGTTTCCCGTAGAGTGCGTCCCCCGCGTCGTACTCCGCGCTCATCTCCGGTTCGTTACACACCACCGTGATGTCGATACCGTCGGTCGAGGACGAGCGCTCCAATCTGTTCTCGAACGCGCGTTCTATCAGCTTGTTCGCGCCGATGGGCATCCCCTCGCCGAGCCACGCGCGTTCCAACGAATTCGTCGAGGTCGGCGCGACGTACCGGCCGGGGTCGGCGGGACGGTCCTCCCGTCGTGATCCTCCGCCGCGCAGAAAACTGTCGATCGGGTCGGGAATCTCCGGTGCCGGTTCGTGGCGCTCGTCCTCTCTCGGCGACGAGATGAACGAAAGGTTGTTCACCAGATACGGAATCGACCGGACGTTGGCGATATCGTCCGTAACCGTCGTCGACAACAACCACGTCGGGACGTGCTCCCGAACGACGTCGAACGGAATATCGAGATACGTTTCGAGTTGCTCGGCGAGGTCCAGTTCGTACAACTCGTCGAACGAGAGGTCGAGAAGCGGTTCTATCACGCGTCGCTCGTGAAGCGGTATCCGATACAATCCCTCGGTCCGCGTCACACAGTCGAAAAACAGCGACTGCGCGAGAACCCGTTCGATTTCTCCCTCGTATCCCCGTTCGTGGTGGTCGAGGGGGTGAACGAAGCCGCGGTCCGTCACGAGCCTCGGTTCGTCGCCCGGAACCACGGTCGCACCGAGATAATACGCGAGGGTGCTCGCCGAATATATCATCGGTAGTTCGGGAGGAAGCTCGATTCGGACCCCCGTCTCCGGCGGCGAGAGTTCGTCAGGGACGTGCAGTTCGTCCCCGAGTTCGATTCGAGGGGGATGGCCCCTGAGCGACGGGAGCGACCGCTCGCAGCTCAGCGTCTTCAACGCCGACCCGAACGTCGAAACAGCGGTCATCACGTCCCGTGGGTCCGTCGTCGTCGTCACCGTCGCTTCGGGCTGTTCGTGATAGGACCGCGCGCCGATTCGAACCCGCGTCTCCGTGCCGAAGTCGAACGCCATGTGCTCCGCCGACGACGCGAGGGTCATCTCGCCGGAGACGCGCAGGTAAATTCGGATGGGTGCGTTCAGTTCGACGAGGTACTCCCCGTCGGGAAACTGTTCGTACGAAAAATCCTCGGCTTCCCGCAGGAAGGCCCCGTCGATACTACGGACGTGCGTGATGACGACGTACGGCAGCATGAGGCTGTCCGTCGTGACTTCGACCGCACTGTCCACCGGGAAGTGAAATTGGTCGGTATCCGTCGGTCGCGGGGCGACGGTGGCTGACGTTCGAATGGGGAACTGTCTCCGATGAATCGGGTCGACGACGGTTACTCCCGGGAAGTCCGAACTTCGGCGAAATATCGGCTTCATTACTGTTCTGTAGGTTGGCTCGCTATGCGGTACTTCGCAGACATCTCATATTCTGACAGGGACCGACGGGCGGGAACCGTTAGAGGGGGAACCACGTGGTCGTATAGTCCGTGTCGTGTAGATGCCACCGTTGCATCGGACCTCGCGCACCGACCTTCAGTTCGATTGTTCCGTCGAACAGCGGTTCGACGGCTCGAACGGGTGCGGAGTCGTATGCGCCCGGGAAGAGATACTGACCCAAGCCGGACACGTCTTCGACGGTCTTCGTAACGTCTCGCACGAACTCCTCCACCGAGGACGCCGACTTCTCCTCCGAGAGGAACTGTAATGAATCGAAACAGAATCGAAGCTGACCCGGTTCGAACCCTTTTTGCCGATATTGGAGTTCGAAGATGTCGTCCACAATCGCGGTTTCGAACTCGTCGAGCGACCCGACGACCGGCGTCACGGACGGTCTGTTCTGTCGGTTCTGCGGTCGTACTTCCGTCGCGGAACGTACCGCCGCTTCGTAGGTGAGGATGTGAGCGTGGTCGGTGTCGGCGGTCGCGCGTTCGAGACGCCCCCGGGCCGTGTCCGTATCTCGTCCGTAGAGCGCGAACAGATGCGTTCTGCCGTACTCCGGCTCGCCCAAGAACTGCGCGCTCAACTCGTCGAAAACGTCGGCCGGAACGTCGCCCGTGAGCAGTACGTTCCCCCCGGACCGTTTCAATCGCCCGAGTTCCGACTCGATTTCTATCGTTCCGTCGCTGCTGACCGTGACGTAGTGACCCGCGAACGTGAACGTCACTTCGCCGTTCGCGCGCGGCGTTCCGTCGACGAGGGGTCGAAACAAGTCCTCCAGCGCGTCCGGGTCGATACGTCCGTACAGCGATTCTGGGACGTCGGTCGCACTAACCCGAGCACGGTCCGCCATCTGCTGGACGATATACGTTCCCAGCGGCACCCTGCTCCCCCAATCGTACTGCAGCCTCGCCGGTTCCTCGACGCCGCACATGAACGGCAGGGCAGCATCATCCTCCATCGAACCCATAATCTGGTATCGGTAGTAGCTGAACGGCTAAAAGCGCTTGTGCTGGTTTTGCGTTATATCAACTAACGGTATCGAAATCCAACTCGACGAGAAACCGGATTCCGTACGGGTATCCTCCATACGACCGTATATCGAACCATAGAAACAACCCAACTGACATCTATTGCGAACCCGATGAAGAACGAGCAACTGCCGGAGGATAGTTCCACCATCGGGTGATTCATGCGTATTACTGTAGTAGAACTGGTATGGGCGATACATCGGACCGTGAGGAGGGGAGACTCATGGAGTTACTACGCTTCTTGGAGGCGGTCGGTGCCGAGTCGCTCACTTCCACGGAGGACTGGGTTTTCGAACTGCTCAAAGACGAACAACGGAGATACCTCGTCCTCTATCTCAGCGAACAGGAAACCCCGACACCGATTTCGCGGGTGGCGGCGGACGTAGCGAGTCGGTGTAACGACACGCCCGTGTCGAACGTAACGCCGTCCGAGCAGGAGCGAGTGCGCGTTCGACTCGAACAGGAGCACCTGCCACGTCTCGGGGACTACGGAATCATCTCGTGGTCGTACGGGGAGGACGTCGTGGACCCGATTCCGTCGCTGTTGAGCTCGGACGAAGAGTAGCGTTCCGTGGTTCGGCCCGCCAAAGCTCGGTCGGGTCCCGTCGTGACATGCGCGATGGACGAAACCGGTTAGAGCGTCCACTGCCAACCCCCTCGCAGTGCAGGACACCATCGACTGGCTTCGCGGGCGACCCTACTACGAGGGGCAAATCGCTCGCCACGAAACCGTTTCGGGGAACGACGGCGAGTTTCGGGACCTCCCGCTCGAATCGCGGTTGGAGTCGGCCCTCGAAAAGCGCGGCATCGACCGACTCTACCGCCACCAAGCCGAGGCGGTGGAGTCGGTCCGCGACGGGAAAAACGCCGTCATCGCCACGCAAACCGCGAGCGGCAAGAGCCTCGCCTACACGATTCCGGCGTTCGAGCGGGCGATGGATCACGGCGGTCGAACCCTCTACATCGCGCCGCAGAACGCTCTCATCAACGACCAAGAGGAAACGCTGTCCGAACTCGCCCGCGACTTGGGCTTCGGGAGTCGCGTCTCGGTAGCCCAGTACACCGGCCGACTCGACAAGAACGAAAAGCGGGCCGTACGCGACCGAATGCCGACCGTCGTGCTCACGACGCCCGACATGCTCCACTACGCCCTGCTTCCGTACGCGCATCGCCTGTGGGACTGGTTTTTCAAGGGGTTGGAGACGGTCGTCATCGACGAAGTTCACGAGTATCGCGGGGTCTTCGGCAGTCACGTCGCGCTCGTCCTCCGCCGACTCGCCCGCGTCTGTGAGCGGTTCGACGCCGACCCGCAGTTCGTCTGCTGTTCCGCGACCATCGGTAATCCGGTCGAACACGCGAGCGCCGTGACCGGCCAGCCCGAACCCTCGTTCGACCTCGTGGACGAGAACACGAGTCGGACCGGACCGACGCACTGGCTCCTCTGGAACCCGCCGGAGTACGAGGACGACCGGTACGGCGGCACGAAGCGGCGGAAATCGAACCACGGCGAGACGAAGCGCATCTTCGCCGACCTCGTGGGACGGGACTGCCAGACGTTGGTCTTCACCCGCGCTCGACAGGCCGCGGAACGGTACGCGATGGAGAGCGCCGACGAACTCCGACGGCGAGGGGACGGCGACCTCGCCAACGACATCGCGGCGTATCAGGCGGCCCTGCGGAACGACCGCCGTCGGGAACTTGAGGACGGCCTCCATTCCGGGACAGTCCGGGGTGCATGGAGCACGAACGCGCTGGAACTCGGCGTCGATATCGGGGGACTGGACGCGGTGCTGCTCGACGGGTATCCCGGCACGCGCATGGCGACGTTCCAGCAGGCCGGACGGGCGGGGCGGGGGACCGACCCCAGCCTCGTCGCGCTCGTCGCGGGCGAGGACCAACTGGACCAGTACCTGATGGCGAACCCGGACGAGTTCTTCTCCGGCGACCCCGAGCGGGCGGTCGTCAACCCCGAAAACGCGGAACTGCTCCCCTCCCACGTCGCCTCCGCGGCCCGCGAGACGTGGCTCTCGCCGGAGGACGAGACCTATTTCGGCACGGACTTTCCTGAACTCGTCGCCGACCTCGAAGCGCGCGGCGAACTCGAACGGCGGCAAACGAGCGGCGGGGTCCGCTGGGTGTACGGCGGCGACGGAAGCCCCCAGCACGAGATGAGTCTCCGAACCATCGACGACCGCGAAATCGACCTGCTCGACCGTTCGCGGGGTGACGTCATCGCCTCCCTCCCGTTCAGCGACGCGCTCAACGACGCCCACCCCGGCGCGATATACCACCAGCAGGGCCAGTCCTACGAGGTGGTCGACCTCGACCTGTCGCGGGACGTCGCCGAACTCTCGCCGACGTGGGCGGACTACCACACGAAGACGCTGACGGACAAGGAGATAACCGTCGAGGAGGATTTGGCGGAAAAGTCGCTCCCGACCCGCGAGGACTGCACCGTCCGGTTCGCCGACGTGACGATGCGAAAGCGAATCACCGGGTTCGAGCGCCGGGATGCAAAGCGCGGCGAGACGCTGGGACGCGAGTCGCTCTCCCTGCCGGAACTCACGCTCCGAACCAAGGCGCTCTACTTCACGATCCCCGACGACCTGGAGCGTGAACTGCGGGCGATGGACGGCGACTTCAACGGCGCGATTCACGCCGCCGAGCACGGGATGATTTCGCTCTTTCCGCTCGAACTCCTCTGTGACCGCGGGGACATCGGCGGCCTCTCCACGCCGCTTCACCCGCACACCGGCACGAGCACGATTTTCATCTACGACGGCTACCCCGGTGGCGTCGGACTCACCCGAGAAGGGTACGAAACCGTCGAATCGCTCATGACGAACACGCGCGAAATGCTTCGCGCGTGCGACTGCGAGTCGGGGTGCCCGTCCTGCGTACAGTCGCCCCAGTGCGGGAACGCGAACGACCCGCTCGACAAACGACTCGCCGAACACCTCCTCGCCGACCTCACGGTCTGAGTCGCAACGCTTTTAGGCTGTCCTAAACCTAAATTAGGTTAGCCTAAATATGGACGACATCCTCCGGCGAACCCGACGCGAAATCGAGGAGCTATCCGTCGAATCCGGTCCGTTCTCCGTCGCCGCCGCCGAAACCGGCGAGTGTCCGACCCCGATTACCGGCACGCGCTTCGAAACTCACGACGACGCCGCACGTGCCGCGGACCTCGCACGCGAGTATCGAAACGCCCTCCGCGACCACGACCCGGACCTGCCGACGTACCGCTTCGTCGTCACAGAACTCTCGACCGAACACCTCCAGATGGTCGGCGTCCGCGAGCGGACCGACGGCGTTCGCGCCAACGGACTCCCGCAAACACAGCGGTCCGTCACCGTCACCAGCGACCGCGAAGGCGCGTGGCTACGGATGGAAAACGCGCCGCTCGTTCACCTCGCGCGTGACTGTGGACCGGTCGGTGACGACGCCGTTGGCCGTCAGCTCGACTCGAAACTCTGAGACGTCAGCGGATTTCCTCCCGAAGCTCCGGGATGAGGTCGAACTCACTGTTCGTATCGCCCAGCACGAGTAGCGAAAAGTAGCCGAGATACGTCTGAATCGGCACGCGAACCAGCGCGAGCGCGAAGAGAAGGCAGGCGACGTATCCGAGAACGAGCGCGCCGAACAGGACCAGCGCCACCGGATTCGAGAGCGTCGCACTGATGGCGGCGAATCCGCCGAACGCGACTACCAACAGGACAGCGAAGATGGCGAACGGAATCAACAGGAATACCGCGATGATACCGCCCGCGATGGAGACGAGGAAGCCTACCGCGATGGCGAGGAAGAACTTGAGCACGAGGTAGACCCCGTACTGTTTCCACTCGCGGCGAAGCGTCGGCCAGAAGGCCTGCCAACCCGCTATCACGCCTCGCTCCTGAAGTATCATCACGGGAACGACGAAGTTCGTCGTCAGCCCGTCCACGAGCGCGACGAACAGGGCGAGCAGTATGAACACGGGGATGAACACCAGCACCGTCCCGGCCGCGATGGACGGCGAACCAGCCGAAAACACCGGGACGGTGACGAGGATGAGGACGCCGATGGGCAGCACGACGACGAGAAAGAGGACGAGTCGAAACACGAACAGGCGAAGCCCCTGTCCGAAGTATCGACTCATGTATCGCCGAACGTGAACCTCCCGTGAGCGAAGCGACTCCACGAATGCGAACTCCATCATCGACCCGATGAGGGTGAACAACAGCCCCAGAAGGACGGCGACGATGATGACCGCCGCGACCACTAGCAGAATCGTGTCGGTGGGTATCGAGACGTCACCGCCGCCCGGCGGACTCGGGGGCGTCGGAACCGGGTCGTTCGACCCGGAGGAGAACTGCATGCCCCCCTGAAACGGGGAGGACGAACTGGCCCCTCCGAGGAAGAACACCACGATGGCGAGTCGAAGCCACGTTCCCGCGTCGAACGGGAAGAGGAACTCCCGCGTTCCCTCGATGGCGTCGTCCAGCGCCTCGACGGCGTACCATGACATGCGTAGCTGTTGTGCGTCTTGATAGTTAAACTATCGGACAGACCGACTCATAACGTGAGCGACGTACTCCTCGGGAAGCAGGAGGACGTTGTACGTGAACGTGGTCTGCACCCCCACGACCAGAAACGCGACGAGTCCGTGAAGCACGAACGTCAGAAGATAGCTGACCAGGAGGTTGCCGACGGTGGCGACGACGTGGAAGAACGAGGTCGCTCGTATCTCCGTCGTCACGTTGGGTTCGACCGTGAACTCGCCGAACGTGAGGAAAGCGAGGAAGGCGAACGCCACGACGGCACCGCCGACGTAGGCGAACACCTCCGATGCGGTCGGCGTGCCGAAGCGAGTCAGAAGGAGCGCACCGCCGCCCCAGATAGAAAGCGTGTAGCCGTACGCCCGTACTTCCGAGAGCAGGTTTCTGGCAAGTCGGCGTCTCGGGTTCATACCCGACATTGAACCGGCTGAAAGAAATGCGTAGTGGGCTATTCGACGATTATGTCGTCGATATGCGAACTGACCGTCTGACAGAGGAGTTCCGCGAAACCGGTTTGGGAACTCCAGATGGCGCTTTCGCGCTCGCCGAGGATGCTGATGAGCACGGTATCGTCGTCCACGATGAGGATGCGCCCTGCAGGGGCCCCCTCCGGCTTGTCGTGACGAACGACGAACCGTAGCCCATCGAATCGGTCCCGCAGCGACGGGTCCTGCGAGACGACGAGAACGTCAACGCCCGCAGTCGCCCGTTCCCGAAGTATCTCCGTGAGTTTCTCCGTGACCAGCGATTCGTCGTGAAGGCCGAAGACGGTTCTCGATTCGGCTTCCGCCACCAACTGGCAGATTCGGCTGCTGACGGCATCCTTGCCGTCGACCGACCACACGTCTTCGCGCTCCTCGTCGCTATCGACGAACTCGTTTTTCGCCGATTCGAGGTAATCGAACGCGCGTTCTTGCGTCCGCTCGAACTGGTCGCGGAGGAGCGACTTCGCCGCCTCCAAACTCACCGGTCGATACTGAATCGGCTTGGACTGTTTTACCTCCGCCAAGCCGCGCTCCTGGAGGTCTTCGGCCGCGCCGTACA is part of the Haladaptatus paucihalophilus DX253 genome and encodes:
- a CDS encoding DUF7344 domain-containing protein — its product is MGDTSDREEGRLMELLRFLEAVGAESLTSTEDWVFELLKDEQRRYLVLYLSEQETPTPISRVAADVASRCNDTPVSNVTPSEQERVRVRLEQEHLPRLGDYGIISWSYGEDVVDPIPSLLSSDEE
- a CDS encoding DUF7544 domain-containing protein codes for the protein MSWYAVEALDDAIEGTREFLFPFDAGTWLRLAIVVFFLGGASSSSPFQGGMQFSSGSNDPVPTPPSPPGGGDVSIPTDTILLVVAAVIIVAVLLGLLFTLIGSMMEFAFVESLRSREVHVRRYMSRYFGQGLRLFVFRLVLFLVVVLPIGVLILVTVPVFSAGSPSIAAGTVLVFIPVFILLALFVALVDGLTTNFVVPVMILQERGVIAGWQAFWPTLRREWKQYGVYLVLKFFLAIAVGFLVSIAGGIIAVFLLIPFAIFAVLLVVAFGGFAAISATLSNPVALVLFGALVLGYVACLLFALALVRVPIQTYLGYFSLLVLGDTNSEFDLIPELREEIR
- a CDS encoding DUF7552 domain-containing protein; this encodes MDDILRRTRREIEELSVESGPFSVAAAETGECPTPITGTRFETHDDAARAADLAREYRNALRDHDPDLPTYRFVVTELSTEHLQMVGVRERTDGVRANGLPQTQRSVTVTSDREGAWLRMENAPLVHLARDCGPVGDDAVGRQLDSKL
- a CDS encoding DUF7503 family protein encodes the protein MSESNDTLTTYLEENPRMIGVLFAICLLLTQTGSVAAAAGGTIR
- a CDS encoding DUF7504 family protein — encoded protein: MGSMEDDAALPFMCGVEEPARLQYDWGSRVPLGTYIVQQMADRARVSATDVPESLYGRIDPDALEDLFRPLVDGTPRANGEVTFTFAGHYVTVSSDGTIEIESELGRLKRSGGNVLLTGDVPADVFDELSAQFLGEPEYGRTHLFALYGRDTDTARGRLERATADTDHAHILTYEAAVRSATEVRPQNRQNRPSVTPVVGSLDEFETAIVDDIFELQYRQKGFEPGQLRFCFDSLQFLSEEKSASSVEEFVRDVTKTVEDVSGLGQYLFPGAYDSAPVRAVEPLFDGTIELKVGARGPMQRWHLHDTDYTTTWFPL
- a CDS encoding DEAD/DEAH box helicase, with translation MQDTIDWLRGRPYYEGQIARHETVSGNDGEFRDLPLESRLESALEKRGIDRLYRHQAEAVESVRDGKNAVIATQTASGKSLAYTIPAFERAMDHGGRTLYIAPQNALINDQEETLSELARDLGFGSRVSVAQYTGRLDKNEKRAVRDRMPTVVLTTPDMLHYALLPYAHRLWDWFFKGLETVVIDEVHEYRGVFGSHVALVLRRLARVCERFDADPQFVCCSATIGNPVEHASAVTGQPEPSFDLVDENTSRTGPTHWLLWNPPEYEDDRYGGTKRRKSNHGETKRIFADLVGRDCQTLVFTRARQAAERYAMESADELRRRGDGDLANDIAAYQAALRNDRRRELEDGLHSGTVRGAWSTNALELGVDIGGLDAVLLDGYPGTRMATFQQAGRAGRGTDPSLVALVAGEDQLDQYLMANPDEFFSGDPERAVVNPENAELLPSHVASAARETWLSPEDETYFGTDFPELVADLEARGELERRQTSGGVRWVYGGDGSPQHEMSLRTIDDREIDLLDRSRGDVIASLPFSDALNDAHPGAIYHQQGQSYEVVDLDLSRDVAELSPTWADYHTKTLTDKEITVEEDLAEKSLPTREDCTVRFADVTMRKRITGFERRDAKRGETLGRESLSLPELTLRTKALYFTIPDDLERELRAMDGDFNGAIHAAEHGMISLFPLELLCDRGDIGGLSTPLHPHTGTSTIFIYDGYPGGVGLTREGYETVESLMTNTREMLRACDCESGCPSCVQSPQCGNANDPLDKRLAEHLLADLTV
- a CDS encoding TrmB family transcriptional regulator, translated to MDEVDAIDALTDLGLSNYEAKVFVALQKLGTGTARDIHGVTDVPRSQVYGAAEDLQERGLAEVKQSKPIQYRPVSLEAAKSLLRDQFERTQERAFDYLESAKNEFVDSDEEREDVWSVDGKDAVSSRICQLVAEAESRTVFGLHDESLVTEKLTEILRERATAGVDVLVVSQDPSLRDRFDGLRFVVRHDKPEGAPAGRILIVDDDTVLISILGERESAIWSSQTGFAELLCQTVSSHIDDIIVE